The proteins below come from a single Gemmatimonadales bacterium genomic window:
- a CDS encoding CocE/NonD family hydrolase: MKDLHWRHRGARWLAVVLVLAVATTTLAARSNRRNGNLAGEWDVYIALSAKPKFGFEGWRRMAFAHFAAGDSGNVGFIERRTGQPVLKVNQVALNGDSVILSQDGSTVMRAAWHRDTLEGVLYTGNTPPNRRYRFVPRSTPGVVEKDYQVWKMPASDSQYAVIFDTTSTMTMRDGAKLETYIVRPAGNGPFGVVMQRSPYRATNPAAGRWWAERGYIYVGQLVRYRGKSSGNPADFGDYAADIQDGYDAVEDAAKLPGSNGKVGLIGHSDEGRLAWYAAVSAPPHLAAIAPSAATTDPWKIEPYAEMAFGPINVDWACMMQGTTKNTADLDIGEAITHLPLSTLPQRLGCGDVPLWDRWVAHPTLDAYWRSHAATTYIDKVNVPAMSLAGWHDDSRGPMDYTDALLKVKNHPAWHIVMGLGAHKGNDYVAGDYGPDARYNYRDLQIRWFDHYLLGRNNGVDKLPPVDIFVQGDNVWRQESDWPLKEQHLTKWFVSSAGNAHLSSGNGVLDSMPPKGAASDTFTYNPGDPTPYLIDSRELEESLNEDYTQLNATRPDELVFTSKPLTRPLEITGEMTATVWASSDAKDTDWAVMLLDVFPDGHAERVQDGFVRARFRKGMDHGVPLVKGQPEEYNMGLWFTSKVFAPGHRLRVTISSALFPKYDRNLNTGGNNETDSTFVPAHQRILHDAAHPTYVTLPIIPR; this comes from the coding sequence ATGAAGGATCTGCATTGGCGTCACCGCGGTGCCCGCTGGCTCGCCGTGGTGCTCGTGCTCGCTGTGGCGACAACGACGCTCGCCGCGCGAAGCAATCGCCGCAACGGGAATCTCGCAGGCGAGTGGGATGTCTACATCGCGCTCAGCGCGAAACCGAAGTTCGGCTTCGAAGGGTGGCGGCGCATGGCGTTCGCCCATTTTGCCGCTGGCGACTCCGGGAATGTGGGGTTCATCGAACGGCGCACCGGTCAGCCGGTGCTCAAGGTCAACCAGGTGGCGCTGAACGGTGATTCGGTGATCCTGTCGCAGGATGGCAGCACGGTGATGCGCGCAGCATGGCACCGCGACACACTCGAGGGCGTCCTCTACACCGGCAATACGCCTCCGAATCGCCGCTACCGCTTCGTGCCGCGCTCAACGCCTGGTGTGGTCGAGAAGGACTATCAAGTCTGGAAGATGCCGGCGTCGGACTCGCAGTATGCCGTGATCTTCGATACGACCAGCACCATGACGATGCGAGACGGCGCCAAGCTGGAGACGTACATCGTCCGTCCCGCCGGCAACGGTCCCTTCGGCGTGGTAATGCAGCGCTCGCCGTACCGTGCAACCAATCCCGCGGCGGGACGCTGGTGGGCGGAGCGCGGATACATCTACGTGGGGCAGCTGGTCCGGTACCGCGGCAAGTCGAGCGGCAACCCCGCAGACTTCGGCGACTATGCCGCCGACATCCAGGACGGATACGACGCGGTCGAGGATGCCGCCAAGCTCCCCGGGAGCAACGGCAAGGTCGGGCTGATCGGTCACTCGGACGAAGGACGCCTGGCGTGGTACGCCGCCGTGAGCGCCCCGCCACATCTCGCGGCGATCGCACCGTCGGCAGCCACGACCGATCCGTGGAAGATCGAGCCGTACGCCGAGATGGCGTTCGGACCGATCAATGTGGACTGGGCATGCATGATGCAGGGAACGACGAAGAACACCGCTGATCTCGACATCGGCGAAGCGATCACCCACCTGCCGCTGTCGACGCTTCCGCAACGCCTCGGTTGCGGCGACGTGCCACTGTGGGATCGCTGGGTCGCGCACCCGACGCTCGATGCGTACTGGCGCTCACACGCGGCCACCACCTACATCGACAAGGTGAACGTCCCCGCGATGTCCCTTGCCGGCTGGCATGATGATTCGCGGGGGCCGATGGACTACACCGACGCGCTGCTCAAGGTCAAGAATCATCCGGCCTGGCACATCGTCATGGGGCTCGGCGCACACAAGGGGAATGATTACGTCGCCGGCGATTACGGCCCCGACGCACGCTACAACTATCGCGACCTGCAGATCCGGTGGTTCGATCACTACCTCCTCGGCCGGAACAACGGGGTCGACAAGCTCCCGCCGGTCGACATCTTCGTGCAAGGCGACAACGTGTGGCGGCAGGAAAGCGACTGGCCCCTGAAGGAACAGCACCTGACCAAGTGGTTTGTGTCGTCCGCCGGCAACGCGCACCTCAGCTCCGGGAATGGCGTGCTCGACTCGATGCCGCCGAAGGGCGCCGCATCCGATACCTTCACCTACAATCCCGGCGACCCGACGCCGTACCTGATCGACTCGCGTGAGCTGGAGGAGTCGCTCAACGAGGATTACACGCAGCTCAATGCTACCCGGCCCGATGAACTGGTGTTTACGTCGAAGCCACTGACGCGGCCCCTCGAAATCACCGGCGAAATGACGGCGACCGTCTGGGCGTCGAGTGACGCAAAGGACACCGACTGGGCGGTGATGCTGCTCGACGTCTTCCCGGACGGACATGCCGAACGAGTCCAGGATGGCTTCGTGCGAGCGCGGTTCCGGAAAGGAATGGACCACGGGGTGCCACTCGTGAAGGGGCAGCCGGAGGAGTACAACATGGGCCTCTGGTTCACATCGAAGGTGTTCGCGCCAGGTCACCGGCTCCGCGTGACGATCTCGTCGGCGCTCTTCCCCAAGTACGACCGCAACCTGAACACCGGGGGGAATAACGAGACCGATTCGACGTTCGTCCCGGCGCATCAACGAATTCTCCACGACGCGGCACATCCGACCTACGTGACGCTGCCGATCATCCCGCGGTAG
- a CDS encoding APC family permease has product MSLAQEEARVEAHSAELKKELGVRDLALTQILFIIGLTWIGVAGKLGPSHVVFWMLALILFYVPMTAVVIYLNQLMPLEGGLYQWAKLGFNPTVGFLLAWNLWLYVILFTSEIGIQCATYLAYAIGPSAAWMTSSTWFVALSSAIILTLMAVAATIGLAVGKWVHNVGGVFMLIIFGALIILPFIGLASGHLHEFHPFRTEMPKLSLYNLNILGKLGFGALGGFEYIAILAGETRAPASAMRKSVYIAAPIIAILFILGTATVVAYVPTNDIDLVGPMPQVLRIGFGPFGIAGALVTIAILMTLAMRVAQLSVSFTAVTRLPMVAGWDRLLPASFSKLHPRYRTPVNSIVLVAICAFVVSLLSLVGTGQAEAFQLLFNAGGIFYALTYVVMFAIPIFGLRGVSPRPSRFLRVASWSGLLMTVLYVVLSIFPIINVQSVLGFALKITAMIVVMNLVGVGILIAAQRRSQSMPETGVVA; this is encoded by the coding sequence ATGAGTCTGGCCCAGGAAGAGGCGCGAGTCGAAGCGCATAGCGCCGAGCTCAAGAAGGAGCTCGGCGTCCGCGACCTGGCACTGACACAGATCCTCTTCATCATCGGCCTCACCTGGATCGGCGTCGCCGGCAAGCTCGGCCCGTCGCATGTGGTCTTCTGGATGCTCGCGCTCATCCTGTTCTACGTGCCGATGACGGCCGTCGTGATCTACCTCAACCAGCTGATGCCGCTCGAAGGCGGCCTCTATCAGTGGGCGAAGCTCGGGTTCAATCCGACCGTGGGATTTCTGCTGGCGTGGAATCTCTGGCTCTACGTGATCCTCTTCACGTCCGAGATCGGGATCCAGTGCGCCACCTATCTGGCGTATGCCATCGGACCGAGTGCCGCGTGGATGACGTCGAGCACCTGGTTCGTCGCGCTGTCGTCGGCGATCATCCTCACGCTGATGGCCGTTGCCGCGACGATCGGCCTCGCGGTCGGCAAGTGGGTGCACAATGTCGGCGGCGTCTTCATGCTGATCATCTTCGGCGCGCTGATCATCCTGCCGTTCATCGGGCTCGCCAGCGGCCACCTGCACGAGTTCCACCCGTTCCGGACCGAGATGCCGAAGCTGTCGCTCTACAATCTCAACATCCTCGGCAAGCTCGGCTTCGGCGCCCTTGGCGGCTTCGAGTACATCGCCATCCTCGCTGGCGAGACGCGGGCGCCGGCGAGCGCGATGCGCAAGTCGGTGTACATCGCCGCGCCGATCATTGCGATCCTCTTCATTCTGGGTACGGCGACGGTCGTCGCCTACGTCCCGACCAACGACATCGACCTCGTCGGCCCGATGCCGCAGGTCCTCCGCATCGGCTTCGGTCCGTTCGGCATTGCGGGAGCCCTGGTGACGATCGCGATCCTGATGACGCTCGCCATGCGCGTCGCCCAGCTCAGCGTCTCGTTCACCGCCGTCACGAGGCTCCCGATGGTGGCGGGATGGGATCGCCTCCTGCCGGCGTCATTCAGCAAGCTGCATCCGCGGTATCGCACGCCGGTCAATTCGATCGTGCTGGTGGCGATCTGCGCCTTCGTCGTCTCGCTGCTCAGTCTCGTCGGCACCGGCCAGGCGGAAGCATTCCAGCTCCTCTTCAACGCCGGCGGGATCTTCTACGCGCTGACCTATGTCGTGATGTTCGCGATTCCGATCTTCGGATTGCGCGGCGTCTCGCCACGGCCATCGCGGTTCCTGCGGGTGGCATCCTGGTCGGGGCTGCTGATGACCGTTCTCTACGTGGTACTGTCGATCTTCCCGATCATCAACGTGCAGAGCGTGCTCGGGTTCGCGCTCAAGATCACGGCGATGATCGTGGTGATGAATCTGGTCGGTGTGGGAATCCTGATCGCCGCACAGCGGCGTTCGCAATCGATGCCTGAAACGGGGGTAGTGGCATGA
- a CDS encoding dipeptidase codes for MTAIDAVLAQLAANHDRILGELVEFASIPSVSTDPAHAADVNTAAAWVAAKLERAGPLTVKIMPTPGASIVYAEWLGAPGAPTVLVYGHYDVQPEDPIELWESPPFRPTLRDGRLYARGVSDDKGPMLIPIKVAEAFFAVQKALPINVKFLIEGEEEIGSRHLEGFVVQHREMLAADVLVSADGAMWRINEPSLTVANRGLAGLELTLRGAAKDLHSGRHGGSVANPLHAMARLIASLHDVNGRIAVAGFYDRVRELSMAERADIAGLPFDESSYLAQVGAPAAIGEAGYTTLERQWTRPTLELNGMWGGYQGPGQKTVVPSAAHAKITCRLVPDQEPDEIVALVTRHLEEHLPPGVTLTVRPADHGARPAHIDRDHPVLKAAAGALAATYGVAPLIVRMGGTVPLAEIFQRLMGLDTVYFSFSTGDEDFHAPNEFFRVHRLHEGLASWARLWQALGEGVA; via the coding sequence GTGACCGCGATCGACGCCGTTCTCGCGCAGCTCGCGGCGAATCACGACCGCATTCTCGGCGAGCTCGTGGAATTCGCGTCGATTCCAAGCGTGAGCACCGATCCCGCCCATGCTGCCGACGTCAACACCGCCGCCGCGTGGGTCGCGGCAAAGCTCGAGCGTGCCGGCCCGCTCACCGTGAAGATCATGCCGACGCCGGGCGCGAGCATCGTCTACGCCGAATGGCTCGGCGCGCCGGGCGCACCGACGGTGCTGGTCTACGGGCACTACGATGTGCAGCCGGAAGATCCGATCGAGTTGTGGGAGTCGCCGCCGTTCCGGCCCACGCTGCGCGACGGTCGCCTGTACGCGCGCGGCGTCTCCGATGACAAGGGACCGATGCTGATCCCGATCAAGGTCGCCGAGGCGTTCTTCGCCGTGCAGAAGGCGCTGCCGATCAACGTGAAGTTCCTGATCGAGGGCGAAGAGGAGATCGGGTCGCGCCACCTCGAGGGGTTCGTGGTACAACATCGCGAGATGCTCGCGGCCGATGTCCTGGTCTCGGCCGACGGCGCGATGTGGCGGATCAACGAACCGTCGTTGACGGTGGCGAATCGCGGCCTGGCGGGGCTCGAGCTCACGCTGCGCGGGGCGGCGAAGGACCTCCATTCAGGTCGTCATGGCGGCAGCGTCGCGAATCCGTTGCATGCGATGGCCCGATTGATCGCGTCGTTGCACGACGTGAATGGGCGCATCGCCGTGGCGGGTTTCTACGATCGCGTGCGCGAGCTCAGTATGGCGGAACGCGCCGACATTGCCGGGTTGCCGTTCGACGAGTCATCGTATCTCGCCCAGGTCGGTGCTCCCGCGGCGATCGGCGAGGCGGGGTACACGACGCTCGAACGCCAGTGGACTCGCCCCACGCTCGAACTCAACGGGATGTGGGGCGGCTACCAGGGCCCGGGGCAGAAGACCGTCGTTCCGTCGGCGGCGCACGCCAAGATCACCTGCCGACTGGTCCCCGACCAGGAGCCGGACGAGATCGTCGCACTGGTCACCCGTCACCTCGAGGAGCATCTCCCTCCCGGCGTGACACTCACCGTGCGCCCCGCCGATCACGGTGCCCGGCCGGCGCACATCGATCGTGATCACCCGGTTCTCAAGGCCGCGGCCGGAGCGCTCGCTGCCACTTACGGGGTGGCTCCGTTGATCGTTAGAATGGGTGGGACCGTCCCCCTCGCCGAAATCTTCCAGCGTCTCATGGGGTTGGATACCGTGTACTTCTCGTTCTCCACCGGCGACGAAGACTTCCACGCGCCCAATGAATTCTTCCGCGTGCACCGCCTGCACGAGGGGCTCGCCTCGTGGGCGCGGCTCTGGCAGGCGCTCGGCGAGGGGGTGGCATGA
- a CDS encoding SDR family NAD(P)-dependent oxidoreductase yields MNLDFNGKTAIVTGAAHCFGRAIAVALAQHGAAVWACDVLADEVAETERLCRSVGGECTGRIVDVSSTSAVNQVVADASRAAGQVHILVNNAGGVLGQVGQPLEEVTPAQWQAIFDVNVSGAFYCTQAVAPGMKRGNFGRIVNISSGAGLGISLTGIQAYASAKAAQIGLTRQLAHELGPWGITVNNIAPGFVRSNPTTERQWESYGAEGQRALIDKIALKRLGSVDDISNGVLFFASESIGWVTGQVLSIDGGK; encoded by the coding sequence ATGAATCTCGATTTCAATGGAAAAACCGCGATCGTCACCGGCGCGGCTCATTGCTTCGGGCGCGCCATCGCGGTGGCACTCGCGCAACATGGCGCTGCCGTCTGGGCGTGCGACGTGCTCGCCGACGAGGTGGCCGAGACGGAACGGCTTTGCCGGTCAGTGGGCGGCGAGTGCACCGGTCGCATCGTCGACGTGAGCAGCACGAGCGCCGTCAACCAGGTTGTCGCTGATGCGTCGAGGGCCGCGGGACAGGTCCACATCCTCGTCAACAACGCCGGCGGTGTACTGGGCCAGGTGGGGCAGCCGCTCGAAGAAGTCACTCCCGCACAATGGCAGGCGATCTTCGACGTAAACGTGAGCGGCGCGTTCTACTGCACCCAGGCGGTGGCTCCCGGGATGAAGCGCGGCAACTTCGGCCGCATCGTCAACATCTCGAGCGGCGCCGGTCTCGGCATTTCACTCACCGGCATCCAGGCGTATGCATCGGCCAAGGCGGCGCAGATCGGCCTCACCCGGCAGCTGGCGCACGAACTCGGGCCGTGGGGGATCACCGTCAACAACATCGCGCCGGGATTTGTCCGGTCGAATCCCACGACGGAGCGGCAGTGGGAATCGTACGGTGCCGAGGGACAGCGGGCACTCATCGACAAGATCGCGCTCAAGCGGCTCGGGTCGGTGGATGACATCTCCAACGGTGTGCTCTTCTTTGCATCGGAATCCATCGGCTGGGTGACCGGACAGGTCCTCTCGATCGACGGCGGAAAGTGA
- a CDS encoding 2-dehydropantoate 2-reductase N-terminal domain-containing protein translates to MTTKSRSLIWGAGAIGGTIGAFLARAGHDVTLVDNVAEHVDAINRSGLRITGPIADFTATAPAWTPDTIRGSWDTIVLATKAQHTVPAVQALLPHLTDSGAIVSAQNGLNELEIATIAGERRTVGSFVNFGADYIEPGVLLYGGRGTVTVGEAFGPPASRISPRVSALRDAWRDFDERAFTTDNIFGYLWGKEAYGAMLFATALTNDSIADALARPEYRHLYIALAREILAVAKARGIRPEAFDGFDPAAYLPDAPTGAAEQSLDHLVAHNRKSAKTHSGIWRDLAIRKRPTEVHAQLGIVVTLGAESAVATPLTSRVVTLIGDIERGIRPLALDNLDTLAS, encoded by the coding sequence GTGACGACCAAGAGCCGGTCGCTGATCTGGGGGGCCGGCGCGATCGGTGGAACGATCGGCGCCTTCCTTGCCCGCGCCGGCCACGACGTGACGCTGGTCGACAACGTCGCCGAGCACGTTGACGCGATCAACCGTTCCGGGCTTCGCATCACCGGACCGATCGCCGACTTCACCGCCACGGCGCCGGCGTGGACCCCCGATACCATTCGCGGATCGTGGGACACGATCGTCCTCGCCACCAAGGCACAGCACACGGTCCCCGCGGTGCAGGCCCTGCTGCCACACCTCACCGATTCCGGAGCCATTGTCTCGGCGCAGAACGGCTTGAACGAACTCGAGATCGCGACGATCGCCGGCGAACGGCGAACCGTTGGATCGTTCGTCAACTTCGGCGCCGACTATATCGAGCCCGGCGTGCTCCTCTACGGCGGCCGCGGCACGGTCACGGTGGGCGAAGCGTTCGGGCCGCCAGCATCACGAATCTCGCCGCGCGTGAGCGCGCTGCGCGACGCGTGGCGCGATTTCGACGAGCGCGCCTTCACCACCGACAACATCTTCGGCTATCTGTGGGGGAAGGAAGCATACGGCGCGATGCTGTTCGCCACCGCGCTCACCAACGATTCGATCGCCGACGCGCTGGCGCGGCCGGAATACCGGCACCTCTACATCGCGCTGGCGCGGGAAATCCTGGCGGTTGCGAAGGCACGCGGAATTCGCCCGGAAGCGTTCGACGGATTCGATCCGGCGGCGTATCTCCCCGACGCGCCGACGGGGGCCGCGGAGCAGTCGCTTGACCATCTCGTGGCACACAATCGCAAATCGGCGAAGACCCACAGCGGCATCTGGCGCGACCTCGCCATCCGGAAGCGCCCCACCGAAGTGCACGCGCAACTCGGCATCGTCGTGACCCTCGGCGCGGAGAGCGCCGTTGCCACGCCGTTGACGTCGCGCGTGGTCACGCTGATCGGTGACATCGAGCGTGGCATCCGGCCGCTCGCTCTCGACAACCTCGACACACTGGCCTCATGA
- a CDS encoding creatininase family protein codes for MRISDMNWMQVEAYLKHDDRAVLPLGSTEQHSHLRLTVDCILPERVAADAAEPLGIPVFPVLSYGVTPYFREFPGSISIRVETHLAMVRDILDGMAHSGFRRIMLCNGHGGNGAAQQFAQEWAADHPGCKVLFHNWWNAPRTWAKVQEIDPVASHGSWMENFPWTRLPGVTMPTAGRPMVDMLRVRMTDPKGMRSLIPDGNFGGRYERPDSELLALWEVAVQETRALLDGSWGGSAS; via the coding sequence GTGCGCATCAGCGACATGAACTGGATGCAGGTCGAGGCGTATCTCAAGCACGACGATCGCGCCGTCCTTCCCCTCGGCAGCACCGAACAGCATTCCCATCTCCGCCTCACCGTCGACTGCATCCTCCCGGAGCGAGTCGCCGCCGACGCCGCCGAACCGCTCGGGATCCCGGTCTTTCCGGTGCTTTCGTACGGCGTCACTCCGTATTTCCGGGAGTTTCCCGGGTCGATCTCGATTCGAGTCGAAACACATCTCGCGATGGTGCGCGACATTCTTGACGGAATGGCCCACAGCGGCTTCCGCAGGATCATGCTCTGCAACGGCCACGGCGGGAACGGCGCGGCGCAGCAGTTCGCCCAGGAATGGGCGGCGGACCACCCCGGCTGCAAGGTTCTCTTCCACAACTGGTGGAACGCCCCGAGGACTTGGGCCAAGGTGCAGGAGATCGACCCGGTCGCCTCGCATGGCTCGTGGATGGAGAACTTCCCGTGGACCCGCCTTCCGGGCGTGACGATGCCGACCGCGGGGCGGCCGATGGTCGACATGCTCAGGGTGCGGATGACCGACCCGAAAGGGATGCGTTCCCTGATTCCCGATGGAAATTTCGGGGGCCGGTACGAGCGCCCCGACAGCGAACTGCTGGCACTCTGGGAGGTCGCGGTGCAGGAAACGCGGGCGCTCCTGGACGGTTCGTGGGGCGGTAGCGCGTCGTGA
- a CDS encoding gamma-glutamyl-gamma-aminobutyrate hydrolase family protein has protein sequence MRSRPVIGVTTQTLQVIDGVPADLPPSWVMNQHYVRALTHAGGAPVLVPLIAGDEAALRAVYDGLLGIVFPGGVDIDPEVYGAARGGRLDRLDADRDATELMLAKWALDDGKPVLGLCRGIQLLNVAAGGTLWPDLAHDRPESAKHDFFPSQGFARNHLAHPVDVKPDTRLAHALQGRLRVMVNSMHHQGIRELGDGMVATAVAPDGVIEGLELTGDAFAVGVQWHPEMFASGDDAAGRLFEEFVAEAQAA, from the coding sequence ATGCGATCGAGGCCGGTGATCGGGGTCACCACCCAGACACTTCAGGTGATTGATGGCGTCCCCGCCGACCTCCCGCCGTCGTGGGTGATGAACCAGCACTATGTCCGCGCGCTCACCCATGCCGGCGGCGCGCCGGTGCTGGTGCCGCTGATTGCGGGAGATGAAGCGGCGTTGCGTGCGGTGTACGACGGGCTGCTGGGAATCGTCTTTCCGGGCGGCGTGGACATCGACCCCGAAGTCTACGGCGCGGCGCGTGGCGGGCGGCTCGATCGGCTCGACGCTGATCGCGACGCGACGGAGTTGATGCTGGCGAAATGGGCGCTCGACGACGGGAAGCCGGTGCTCGGGCTCTGCCGCGGCATCCAGCTGTTGAACGTCGCGGCGGGCGGGACGCTCTGGCCGGATCTCGCGCACGATCGGCCGGAATCGGCGAAGCACGATTTCTTCCCGAGTCAGGGATTTGCGCGAAACCATCTGGCGCATCCGGTCGACGTGAAGCCCGATACGCGCCTCGCCCATGCGCTGCAGGGTCGCCTGCGCGTGATGGTCAACTCGATGCATCATCAGGGCATTCGTGAACTCGGGGATGGTATGGTCGCCACCGCGGTGGCGCCGGACGGCGTGATCGAAGGGCTCGAGCTCACCGGAGATGCGTTTGCCGTTGGCGTGCAGTGGCATCCCGAAATGTTTGCCAGTGGAGATGACGCGGCGGGGAGGTTGTTCGAGGAGTTCGTCGCGGAGGCGCAAGCCGCGTGA
- a CDS encoding carboxylate-amine ligase: MKAPSLTIGIEEEYQIIDPATRELRSYITEILQEDSVLLGEVKPELHQSMVEIGTKICHTAGEVRTELIRLRRLVMDLAAKNGLVIAAAGTHPFSSWIEQEITPLERYIGVKEDLQELAQSLLIFGTHVHIGIEDPDFRIDAMNVCRYFLPHVLALSTSSPFWMGRNTGLKSYRSIVFRSFPRTGIPRTMASWSDYQEFVDVMVATGSIPDASKLWWDVRPHHKFPTLEFRVCDVCTRVDEAVAIGAIFQAIIAKLWKLRRDNMTWRQYSPNLIEENKWRALRFGLDGRMIDFGHAKELPARDLIRELIEWFIGDIVDELGSRREVEYAFRMLEGGTSADRQLATFRATGDLKAVVDQLVRETAEGVL, translated from the coding sequence ATGAAGGCACCGTCACTGACGATCGGAATCGAAGAGGAATACCAGATCATCGACCCGGCGACGCGCGAGTTGCGCTCGTATATCACGGAGATCCTGCAGGAAGATTCGGTGCTGCTCGGTGAAGTGAAGCCCGAACTGCATCAATCGATGGTGGAGATCGGCACCAAGATCTGCCACACCGCGGGCGAAGTGCGTACCGAGCTGATTCGCCTGCGGCGGCTGGTGATGGATCTCGCCGCGAAAAACGGGCTCGTCATCGCGGCCGCGGGTACGCATCCGTTCTCGTCGTGGATCGAGCAGGAGATCACCCCGCTCGAGCGCTACATCGGCGTGAAGGAGGATCTGCAGGAACTGGCGCAGTCGCTGCTCATCTTCGGCACGCACGTCCACATCGGGATCGAGGACCCGGACTTCCGCATCGACGCGATGAATGTCTGCCGGTATTTCCTGCCGCACGTGCTGGCATTGTCGACGTCGTCACCGTTCTGGATGGGCCGCAACACCGGGCTCAAGTCGTACCGGAGCATTGTCTTCCGCTCCTTCCCCCGCACCGGAATCCCGCGGACGATGGCGTCGTGGTCGGACTACCAGGAGTTCGTCGACGTCATGGTCGCGACCGGCTCGATTCCCGACGCAAGCAAGCTCTGGTGGGACGTGCGGCCGCATCACAAGTTCCCGACGCTCGAGTTCCGGGTGTGCGACGTCTGCACTCGCGTGGACGAAGCGGTGGCGATCGGCGCGATCTTCCAGGCGATCATCGCGAAGCTGTGGAAACTGCGCCGCGACAACATGACGTGGCGCCAGTACTCGCCGAATCTGATCGAGGAGAACAAGTGGCGCGCGTTGCGGTTCGGGCTCGATGGACGGATGATCGATTTCGGTCACGCCAAGGAGCTGCCGGCGCGTGACCTGATTCGCGAATTGATCGAGTGGTTCATCGGCGACATCGTCGACGAGCTCGGCTCGCGCAGGGAAGTGGAGTACGCCTTCCGGATGCTGGAGGGGGGGACGAGCGCCGATCGGCAGCTGGCGACCTTCCGCGCCACCGGCGACCTCAAGGCAGTCGTCGATCAGTTGGTGCGCGAGACCGCCGAGGGAGTGCTGTGA
- a CDS encoding DUF3108 domain-containing protein, with translation MLTVLLAVLFARFASAPLPGVAQGTSVPWRVGEQLVYGGSYRVVVPISIGKISTLSVAGIDTIGGMPAWKFSLITDISVPLYHNHSELLSWTGVNDFVSRRFVDRVHESHYDRDDDFAIRADSGFYTNHGDTNRHATPSKPLDDLAFIYFLRLPSTPLQPGKTYKLPRYFRDDRNPVLINVLDREPCKLPGGNQTMCLVIWPVVEDPPHGMFMSGKNARIWMTDDSLRLPVQIQSGSYTLLLRQVILPQRAP, from the coding sequence ATGCTGACCGTCCTGCTCGCGGTCCTCTTCGCGCGTTTCGCATCGGCCCCGCTCCCGGGCGTGGCGCAGGGAACATCCGTCCCCTGGCGGGTCGGTGAGCAGCTGGTCTATGGCGGGAGTTATCGTGTCGTCGTGCCAATCAGCATCGGAAAGATTTCCACGCTCTCCGTGGCGGGGATCGACACCATCGGCGGCATGCCGGCCTGGAAATTCTCCCTGATCACCGACATCTCGGTGCCGCTATACCACAATCACAGCGAACTTCTCTCGTGGACCGGCGTGAATGACTTCGTCTCCCGGCGCTTTGTCGACCGGGTGCACGAGAGCCACTACGACCGCGACGACGACTTTGCCATCCGCGCCGACTCAGGCTTCTATACCAATCACGGCGACACGAACCGGCACGCTACGCCGTCGAAACCCCTCGACGACCTCGCCTTCATCTACTTCCTCCGTCTTCCGTCAACGCCGCTCCAGCCGGGAAAGACGTACAAGCTGCCGCGGTATTTCCGCGATGACCGCAATCCGGTGCTGATCAACGTGCTCGATCGCGAGCCGTGCAAGCTCCCGGGGGGAAATCAGACGATGTGCCTGGTGATCTGGCCGGTCGTGGAGGATCCACCGCACGGCATGTTCATGAGCGGGAAGAACGCCCGCATCTGGATGACTGATGATTCGTTGCGGCTTCCGGTGCAGATCCAGTCCGGGTCGTACACGCTGTTGCTCCGGCAGGTGATCCTTCCCCAGCGAGCGCCGTGA